A single region of the Labeo rohita strain BAU-BD-2019 chromosome 3, IGBB_LRoh.1.0, whole genome shotgun sequence genome encodes:
- the znf652 gene encoding zinc finger protein 652, whose translation MKSCQTLKEEVSGPETMSQEEGQMTQQSQTYFHNTSTPDAELSAKLYKRETAAKPYSVVIDSTMATRPESQMPSDLNPHPAPTQPFYREGSGAAATKSGNGGTSEDSEAEEGAGAEDEFKRGQIIVEVNLNNQTLHVSKGDDAANANTAGDDKSNSEEEEEEEDDEEDEEEEEEDEEEDSIEEDYSAEEDLDEEDQDDEEEENNSRQTRVQRTHRGRAAAPPRRKSRRVAASSTGSVATATGGVTTRGRRKNSDGPPQKRRPAKEAKSSASSTSGATVAGGGGAKGEGEEKETLACEKCPRVFNTRWYLEKHMNVTHRRMQICDKCGKKFVLESELALHQQTDCEKNIQCVSCNKSFKKLWSLHEHIKIVHGFAEKKFACEICEKKFYTMAHVRKHMVAHTKDMPFTCETCGKSFKRSMSLKVHSLQHSGEKPFRCENCDERFQYKYQLRSHMSIHIGHKQFMCQWCGKDFNMKQYFDEHMKTHTGEKPFICEICGKSFTSRPNMKRHRRTHTGEKPYPCEICGQRFRFSNMLKAHREKCFRVTSPVTLQPASMPLPIHLTGHTPSSSHTPNPTQPAQSTPVGPVMISPAAGGPLPQRAVTAHGFSHLHLQTAPAQHHPAHTHTPVHHTGHAPMTSHAPQQISVQPSVLPPPPALFKSEPINHCAHEDAYLRQGAAPQHH comes from the exons ATGAAGTCCTGCCAGACACTGAAGGAGGAGGTGTCCGGCCCGGAGACGATGTCTCAAGAGGAGGGCCAAATGACTCAACAATCTCAAACATATTTCCACAACACCTCCACTCCTGATGCTGAGCTTTCGGCAAAGCTATACAAGCGAGAAACTGCGGCCAAGCCGTACTCGGTGGTCATCGACAGCACAATGGCCACGAGGCCTGAATCGCAGATGCCCTCAGACCTAAATCCCCATCCTGCCCCAACTCAACCGTTTTATCGGGAAGGGTCTGGAGCAGCTGCGACGAAGAGCGGAAATGGCGGAACGTCAGAAGATTCCGAAGCTGAAGAGGGAGCCGGGGCGGAGGACGAGTTCAAACGAGGACAGATCATCGTAGAGGTCAACCTCAATAACCAGACCCTGCACGTGTCCAAAGGAGACGACGCGGCAAATGCAAACACTGCAGGAGACGACAAGAGCAATAgtgaggaggaagaagaagaagaagatgatgaggaggatgaggaagaagaagaggaggacGAGGAAGAAGACAGCATTGAAGAGGACTATAGCGCTGAGGAGGATCTAGATGAGGAGGATCAAGATGATGAGGAAGAGGAGAACAACAGCCGGCAAACAAGAGTGCAACGGACCCACAGGGGTCGAGCGGCTGCCCCGCCACGGCGAAAGAGTCGCCGCGTAGCCGCTTCATCTACTGGGAGCGTCGCCACAGCGACCGGTGGGGTTACGACCAGGGGGCGGAGGAAGAACTCAGACGGCCCGCCCCAAAAGCGTAGACCTGCCAAAGAGGCCAAAAGCTCCGCCTCCTCCACCTCAGGTGCGACAGTTGCGGGAGGAGGAGGAGCCAAGGGAGAGGGGGAGGAGAAAGAGACGCTAGCGTGTGAAAAATGTCCACGTGTGTTCAACACCCGCTGGTACCTGGAGAAGCACATGAATGTGACGCACAGACGCATGCAGATCTGCGACAAGTGCGGGAAGAAATTTGTGCTGGAGAGTGAACTGGCTCTTCATCAGCAGACTGACTGTGAGAAGAACATCCAG tGTGTGTCATGTAATAAGTCCTTTAAGAAACTGTGGTCCCTCCACGAGCATATTAAGATTGTCCATGGCTTTGCCGAGAAGAAATTTGCCTGTgagatttgtgaaaagaaattCTACACCATGGCCCATGTCCGTAAGCACATGGTCG CTCATACAAAGGACATGCCGTTTACCTGTGAAACCTGTGGAAAGTCTTTTAAGCGCAGCATGTCACTGAAAGTGCATTCACTGCAGCATTCAGGAGAGAAGCCCTTCCGTTGTGAG AACTGCGACGAGAGGTTCCAGTACAAATACCAGCTGCGGTCTCATATGAGCATTCATATAGGACACAAGCAGTTTATGTGCCAGTGGTGTGGCAAAGACTTCAACATGAAACAGTATTTCGATGAGCACATGAAGACACACACAG GTGAGAAACCATTCATCTGTGAGATCTGCGGGAAGAGTTTTACCAGTCGACCAAACATGAAGAGGCACCGGCGTACGCACACAGGGGAAAAACCATACCCCTGTGAAATCTGCGGCCAGCGTTTCCGTTTTTCCAACATGCTCAAGGCGCACCGAGAAAAGTGCTTTCGTGTCACCAGCCCGGTGACCCTTCAGCCTGCCAGCATGCCGCTTCCCATTCACCTGACCGGCCACACGCCGTCTTCAAGCCACACCCCTAACCCAACCCAGCCCGCTCAGTCGACGCCCGTGGGTCCCGTAATGATCAGTCCTGCCGCAGGGGGGCCCCTACCCCAACGGGCGGTCACCGCACACGGCTTCTCTCATTTGCACTTGCAGACGGCGCCCGCACAGCATCaccccgcacacacacacactcctgtcCATCACACAGGACACGCCCCCATGACAAGCCACGCCCCTCAGCAGATCTCAGTGCAGCCTTCTGTCCTGCCCCCTCCCCCCGCCCTGTTCAAGAGCGAGCCAATAAACCACTGCGCACACGAGGACGCCTACCTCCGACAGGGCGCCGCTCCGCAACACCACTGA
- the phospho1 gene encoding probable phosphatase phospho1 yields MMRDSVFNCCVSPPNPPRGMEEHHQQRSRAQAPPPNDRRFLIFFDFDETLVDECSDDSIVTVAPGGALPGWLKDTYRPGRYNEYMQRVLAYLAEQGVTPAAIRSTVEKLPPCPGIPTLMHFLLSQPSRDFEVVCVSDANTVFIETWLQHLGFRPLFLRIFTNPAHFDDNGQLQLRPFHSHECLRCPANMCKAVVVRQYLAQRVRERGGRPYQKVLYMGDGANDFCPSLTLSPGDVAFPRLDFPMHKLIQEMAEAKPGEFKASVVPWKSGEDVVNTLKKILERP; encoded by the coding sequence ATGATGCGGGACTCTGTCTTCAACTGCTGCGTTTCCCCACCCAATCCTCCTAGAGGAATGGAGGAGCACCACCAACAGCGAAGCAGAGCTCAAGCTCCGCCCCCTAACGACAGGCGTTTCCTTATATTCTTTGACTTTGACGAGACCCTGGTGGACGAGTGCAGCGACGACTCTATAGTTACTGTGGCGCCTGGTGGAGCCCTGCCCGGCTGGTTGAAGGACACCTACCGTCCCGGCCGCTACAATGAGTACATGCAGCGTGTGCTGGCCTACCTCGCCGAACAGGGCGTCACCCCTGCTGCTATTCGAAGCACAGTGGAGAAACTCCCTCCCTGCCCAGGCATCCCCACTTTGATGCATTTCCTGCTCTCCCAGCCATCAAGAGACTTTGAAGTCGTTTGTGTGTCAGACGCTAATACTGTCTTCATCGAGACGTGGCTGCAGCACCTGGGCTTCCGCCCACTGTTTCTGCGCATTTTCACCAACCCGGCTCACTTTGATGATAATGGGCAGCTGCAGCTTCGCCCCTTCCACTCCCACGAGTGTCTGCGATGCCCGGCGAACATGTGCAAAGCGGTGGTGGTGAGGCAGTACTTGGCCCAGCGTGTGCGAGAAAGGGGCGGACGACCGTATCAGAAGGTTTTGTACATGGGTGATGGGGCCAATGACTTTTGCCCGTCACTCACACTGTCACCAGGCGATGTAGCATTCCCACGACTAGACTTTCCAATGCACAAACTGATCCAGGAGATGGCGGAAGCCAAACCTGGGGAGTTCAAGGCCAGTGTGGTGCCCTGGAAAAGTGGAGAGGATGTCGTTAACACCCTGAAGAAGATATTAGAGAGGCCttga